The segment ATGACGACGAATACCCTCATgaaaaatcaaagtcaaagtcaaagtcaaacccgGTAATTATCTCGGGCTGGCCCGAGTATTACAACCTCCGGTCACTTCCTATATCGAGCCCGGTTGCTCATATTCTTTCCCACCCATTAACCGTTTACTACATACTAACAACTTTAAGTATCACTTCCAAGAATCTTTTACTCAAGGGTAAAGACGTCATTTTACACTACATCGGACCCGAAGAGGAGCTCGATTGTTTGCCGGCCTTTTCAGAAATAGATTCTACACTAAACGGGCCGGGGAATTTACAGATAGTTATGATCGGGCCGAAGGTACCGAGTACATTATCGGGGTTGACTTTTCAAACCGGGACCCACATGCGTGTGAATATGGTAAAGGGTATTTACCAAGAGGAAGTGTCTTTTTTACCTCGGCCTGATTTGGTTGTAGGTTTAAACTGTGGATTTGAGAGTAATTCTAGTTGGTTTGGGGCTCTTGAGGTGGTAAAATCCAAGGATTTACCGGGTTTTTTTACCGATCAGTCGGAGGTTTTATGTGGAAAGGCGAAACAAGTTATTAGGGGTGCGGGATTGCATATCACGCACCCTGTTACACCTAATCCTTTTCGGTCTCCCGTGAGGAATTTCGGTGTATCGAGTAATCTTCCTTCGTATAGTAATGGGTTTGTGTTTGGAGTTAATACTTAAAGAGGTGTTACAAAATGGTATTAAAATAGCAATAAATTTTATGGTTGTTTAAAGTTGATTCAGAAGTTATTTGGACTGGTTTATAATTTTGGATTATGTGAACATGATAAAATGTGTGGCATAATTATTTGTTAAATAGCTAGTTTTTAGTTTACCTTTTTTAATAAAAGACATATTCTAATGATTTTTGTGAGGTTTATATGTAGTTGGTTGTGGAACAACTTTTATTAGTTCTTTTggaaaggtttttaaaaaaatggaatttttattTCCAGTTTTCAATGAAAAAGTTAGAAAACATGTTTCATTAGTCATTTTtgagttttttattttatagtttagATAATTAGAAAACGTATTGGTTAGAACTGACAGGGTGGGGTGGAGTTGGTGTAAGCAGCGTGGGTGGGTGCGGTTAGAAGGGGTTGACAATGATGAGTAGGGTAGGTAGGGTGGTGGGTAGGGTTAGAGTGGGTTGATAGGGATGAATAGGGTAAGTAGGTAGGTAGGGTGTTGTGGGATAGGTGTGGATGCAGTGGAGCCAGAAACTTTTGTAATGTTAGCACGGAAAAATTCTCGATAAAGATaacaatatatttattttaaatcacaattttattagaTATAACAAATTAGCACACAAATTTTACATTTTGAAGTAGACATCTTTTTCGAAAGCACTACATCGCTCATTTGATGTTAATATTGGTCGAGGGATTTATAGAAATTTCTATTCGTGATTAaagtaaaatgactatattattatttttttaatttttttttgtaatattattatatttatttgagGTAAAAGGTCACCAGTGTTGATCTTGTTCCATCAAAATAATTTTATGCTTTTAGGTGTTGTATAAAAAAATTTAAGCATTTAGAGCAAATCTAATTTGGTGATGCTTGAGTTAGAAAATACATGATTAAGCAACAAAGGAACCAGATGCAAAACAGAATATTTTTAAACTTGTTGACAATTTTTTTGCACGCCCCATTGGATTTTGGTTCACTAAAATTATATacaataatatattagtataaaatataataagtatgcaattttcaaataaaatatgaaaaataatatataatataataagtATAAATTAGCTTGCTATTACATGCATTTGGTCCATTtattacagaaatggtccctgtTTATTTACAATTACAGAAATAGTCCCTTtgttcaaatttattttttaaatggtAAACAAAACTGATAGTAGGATGCTATATATGATGGTATGATGCTATAAGTGTACAATAATAGAAAGTATGTTGATACTATTAAACAACATAAATGAAAAGTAAAACGTTATAAAATTAAGTAGACATTATATTAAAGTCAACTTATAAATGAAAGTTGTTAGTATATAACTATATTACCGGAATGATCAGTGTATAACATTTTTTGCATTACTGGTCCGTGTTAGGTATATTACAGTAATGGTccctataatatttttttttgcatGAACGGTCCCTGGTACTGTTAAGTTTACACGAAAATGTTATTTTTCTTCTTTTACACAAAAAGTGGACCGATACTGTtttgttaaaatgaaaatattaCAAAAGCATCAAATAAGTACAAACTTTCCATTATAAAAGTTAAAACTTAATGGGACCAAAATTACAAAAAACACACATACTCGAAACCAAACTAATAAAACAGATACATACACACAAAAAACACAATGAAAAACAAACATATTCAAACGAAGGaaaacaaacacatacacataacacacaaacACAACactaaacatacacacacactaacaTACATTATGCataattatgttttggattgagaaACGTAGCAGATTGCATAAAGAAAAAACGAAAAGAATTAATAATCATAAAAGATAGAAAACTAACCTGATGTTTTTttcatttatctttttttttttttggtttatatAATATTGATTATAAGTTTATAGCTTAGTTATCCaaaaaaagataataaaaaaaCTAATGAACACAGAAAAATTCAATGATTAcctaatttttattttgattcttgTAGGCCTTCTTCTTGAAGTGTTGCAAAGGAATAAGTCAAAAGATTTTGATTGTAGTTGAATTGTTTTCAAAACGTGGACTGATTTTATGGGATATAATTTCCACTTAAACCGGATAGGAAGGTATTCTCCAAAATTATAGGGATAGCGATTAGGAGGTTTCAAATTAGATTACCGGAAATTAGCAATTAATAGTTGGATTTGATTAAAGCATTTATGTCAACTAAATTAAAAAAATCGACACATGGCATTATGgtgcataaaaaaaaaaaaagctatgtGTCAACTAAAAGGTTTGTTTTATTAAAATGGGGaggatttatttattttattttatacataTCATAAAACTAACTTATCTTCTGTTGGGAAAAAGGAAAAAGATTACCGGTACTTATGTTTATGTTGTTACTTTTATGCCTTGAATAAAGATATAGTAATGACTTAATGAGAGCTTTTTATATCCAACAATCTATGTCATATTTTAGGGGTAATAATGTGATTTCACCTCAAAAATATCTCAACCAGAACCTGAAATTCATTGATAGATGAATAAAGAAACAATTTCTTGAATGGATAGGGTTTTGTTATATCCACCAAAATTCCAAAACTCCAATCATTTTGAAAGTGCTTCCAAACCCACCACCACCCAATTTGTTGCTCTATAATTCGACAAACCAACCTCTCTCTCTTCATTCTTCCTTTCTGCTTTTGATTCAATTATCATCCATAATTATCAAATCTTGGTTTTTTTACCAAGAAATTTACTGCAAAAAAGGAAGAAGAAAAAATGGAGTTTTCAACATTTCCCCCTTCTTGGCACTCCTTTTTCACCTCCCCTCTCCTCTTTCCATACCAATTCATCCCGGGAAACTACGTTCATTGGACCGAAACCCCGGAATCCCACATTTACTCTGCGGATATCCCCGGTATCCTTGTTTTTCTTCCTATTATTTACAACAAGATTAAATGCTTTTTAGAAGCAAATGATTTGTTTACCTATGGGTTTTTTCCTTCCTGGATTGTATACTTACATAAAGTAAAGTTTCAATTCCAATGTGAATGTGAATTGAATTGCTCTTTTGTTGGTATCTTATACAAATTCCAATGTGAATTGGGTTTTTGCTGGGCTCTTATGCTAGCCATTTAACAAGTTAATGAGTTAAATTCTTGTAATTGGGCTACCAAGACAGTCACTTTTACAGATGATTTGCATGATATTCCAATCTAGCTCAACGATCGTTgcaaaaataaccattttacataAATGGTATTAACTTGGGTAAATGATTAGAGATAACATAAATTGGTTGGTTTACCTATTATGAGTTTCTTGACATTATAACCTTGAATAAATGGTTAAAATATGTATGGTTTTTAGGAGGGGTTCCTTTTTGCAAATAGTCATGATTTGTTGGTTTTCTTTTTTGTTGCAGGGGTTAAGAAGGAGGAAATATGTGTGGAAGTTGAGGACTCAAGGTACCTAATTATCCGTACAGAATCTGCTGACGATACGGTGATGACACCTGGCGGTCGTACTTTTATGAAAAAATTCAGGTTGCCAGATACAATTGATGTCAACGGGATTTCTGCTTGTTATGAGAACGGGGTGTTAACGGTAACTGTTCCAAGATCTTTTGTCAGAAGGGGGTTTTATATCGAACCAGCTGATCTGCCTCAACACACTGAAGTTCTTGCTAGAGCTGCTTGAACCCTTAAAACTTCCAATAATAAAAGATTATCATGTCATAATATATTTCATATTTAAATTTGGTATTATTAAGGTTATTATAGGCGTCGTTGTTTTGGGGAAATATGGTTGATTCTGTTGGTGTAAAAATATATGTTTAGATGTAGGGTTCATTTGATTGGTATAATTTGGTAAAAAATCAATCATGTTATGCAATAATAATTCTTCATCTAACATAAAAACCGTCTTCATTTACACATTAAATGTGATGTTTTGAATTGCTTACTTTTTAATAGTTTTTACTCTTTTAAAATGCGTTTTATTCCTTGAATATAGTTGGTTTTTCCTTATGCAATTTTGATATTTATTTGATGATTTGTAATGTTTTTCGTTTTGTTGTAAATATTATAACTTTGggatcaaaattcaaaattcagCTGCACTTAATgactaaaaataattttttttttttggaacagaTACTGAAAATGTTACAAGAATCTCATATAAGGACAAAAATTGCAAAAAACAATTATATTTATTAACTATTAGTATAATTtactcatttttatttattagcaTAGATTAAGAAAAAATATATTTAGATTAAGATTATGCAAACATTAAATTGATAAGTTGTTTTTGAGTGTTCAAAATACTCAGCTTATGCAATGCCAAACACATCAATGATCATTATAAATTGATACGCAATCAAAAGCATTCAACCTAAAAAACCCTAAAAGCTTCATTCATTTACTCAACACAAATTCTAAGTTGATATATACACCAATCTAGATCTCTTGCAAGAAAACAAGACATTCAAAAATAAAAGTAGAAAAAGAAAACCAAAATATGCTTCCAAGTTGGAATCGATCTCAGCCATTGGTTATCAGCTTCAAGATCTGAACAGCTTCTTTCAGTCTTCTGCCCGTTTGTTCCTTTGCTGGTAGGGTTTGAGGGTTCCTGCATATACCACCAAATTTTTACATtgtttacaagaaaaaaaaaaaaaaaaaaaaaaaaaacataggtgTGAAGCAAAAGATTTGAAGCATATTTACCTCTTTTCATTGCCTGCTTTCCTTTTAAGATCTTCAACAAGATTATACAATCTCTTAACTAAAGCATGTGAAGCACCTAATCTTTCAACCCCATTCTTATTCAAACATATATTCCTTAAAACATCTCCTGCAACAAAGTACGCATCTTCTTTGTTTCTGtaacaacaaaataaaaataaaatattataaaacagGACGAAAAAACCAAGTCACAACAAAAAGCAAAAAGCTGTAAAAAAAAACGAGTTTACAGACCGTATAAATTCCCAAAAAATTGTTTCGATGGATCCAGGAGCATCAATGAGGGGTTGAGTCAAATGAGGATGACATGTCAGGTTTCTAAAAGTGGAAAGTGTGTATCTTAAAACCTCCTGCTCAGCAATGCTACGACTAATGGATCGAATAAGTACAAGGAGTGTGTCAATGGCCCCTGCAGCCACAAGCTCCTCACAGCATTTTTTAGAGTGTTTTGTAGCCATATCTGTCAAAAAGTAAAGACATTACTATTATgggtaaaaaaaaataataattataatttgtccTATAAATGAATGTAATGATTATTATTACCAAGAGTTGCACAAATATGAAGGATGCCACTGAGACTGTTGGTGTTTTTAAGTTGTGAAAGGGCTGCAATAAGCCTGTTTATAATCCGCATTCCATCATCCACATTTGCAGCTGATTTTTGTACTCTTAATCGTATATCTGATACCTTTTCTCTTGAATGTTTCCTCTCAATATACCCTTTCCAATACGACTGCAAACAAAACACATCTCACATTTTATTTtacatttcttcttcttcttcttcaacagaacaaatatttcaattttttgtGAAGTTACTCACTTGGATGACTGCAATATGATGCCTTCTTTGAGCTGTTGTTCTTCTAGAAATCCATCCTCTAACATTAGATTGGATAAGAATTGCTGATTTTGTTCTTCTTCTTGTTTTCGATAGTAATATCCCCCGCCACCATTTCTGCAACTTTGTAGCAGAATCTTTATACCTCTTAACTTGTTGATGGCTATTGGTGTCATTATTACAACCTGTTTTAAACATCAAATATATGTTATAAAAACAAATGGGACCCACGAGACAAAAATGGTAAGTGATTGAAACAAACAAAAACTTACCTAAGAGCTTCTTTATGGTAATGCATTCCCTCACAAATTGTTGGATTACAATAGCAGCATTCTTATCACACTTGAAAGccttgaaacttttaaaacatcgAAAAGCACATTGAATCCTCTTTGCAGCTGATTTTTGTAACAAAAACTCTCTTCTCATCAACCAACCACGCCAAAAGCtctaaaaattagaaaaaaaattagaCATGTCATGATctttacaaaagaaaaaaaaaagcaagaAAATCAATTTCTTCCTCATCAATTTCATTTTGAAAAATGAAAGAATTTTAGAATTATAAAGTTGCACACTTGCATGATGAAATGTGTGTGAACTTTCTTTAAGCACTTATAAGTGCGgagtttttatgtgttcataagtGTAATAaagattgtttttttttgtttttgtatatcTTTTCCAAAGGTTATCAAAAGTCTTACTTGGATAAGCATAATGTAGGATCTATGTCTACATGCTATTCTACGAGCAATCCATCCTCGTGTACATGACTGAATAATGACTGCTGACTCGATTTCAagttcatagttcttaaattccCTCAAACATTTTAAAGACCGATATACCCTTTGTACTTTAATAACTGCTTGTTTTGTTTTCAAGAAACTGTTTCTTGAAACCCATCCACGATAATGACTTTGAATTCTTGTTGCTGCTTGCTTTTGATTCAAGAAATTCTTCCTCGATAACATTCCATGATAATGGCTTTGAATTTTTATTGTTGCTTCCTTCTGATTCAAGAAACTCTTCCTCAACTGCAATCCACGATAATAACTTTGTATTTTTATTGTAGCCTGCTTGTGATTCAAGAAACTCTTCCTCAATAACATTCCATGATAATGACTTTGAATCTTTGTTATTGCTTGCTTCTGATTCAAGAAACTCTTTCTTGATATAAATCCACGATAATGACTTTGAATTCTTGTTGCAGCTTGCTTGTGATTCAAGAAACTCTTCCTCAATAACATCCCACGATAATGACTTTGAATTCTTGTTGCAGCTTGCTTGTGATTCAAGAAACTCTTTCTTGATATAAATCCACGATAATGACTTTGAATTTTCATTGCAGCTTGCTTTTGATACAAGAAACTGTTCTTTAACATCCAACAACGATAAAAAGCTTGAATTTGCATAGCAGCTTGCTTGTGATTCAAGAATTTCTTTTTTAACATCCAACAACGATAAAAAGCTTGAATTTTTGTTGCAGCTTGCTTCTGATTCAAGAAACTCTTTCTTGATACAAATCCACGATAATGACTTTGAATGTTCATTGCAGCTTGTTTGTGATTCAAGAAACTCTTCTTTAGCATCCAACAACGATAACAAGCTTGAATTTTGGTTGCAGCTTGCTTGTGACTCAAGAAACTCTGCTTTAACATCCAACAACGATAACAAGCTTGAATCTTTGTTGCAGCTTGCTTGTAATTCAAGAAACTCTTTCTTAACATCCAACCACGATAATAAGTCTGAATCAGAGTTGCAGCTGATTGCCTTTGATTATGGATAGAGCTGTTTACATGCTTTCTCCAAGCCACCTGAATTCTTAATGCAGCCTTTTCTTGATTACATTTGGTATTATTTTGTTGGCTTACAATCAAAGCTCTTTCTTGAATAAATTTGGTGTAAACTGGCTTCACATTGACATTACTGTTATGCTGAGCCATTTCTTTCCACCAAGACATGATAGCCTTGAACTTTCTCCCATTGTCTAAACAAAAAGTTAATAGTAAAAATAACTTGTCATTAGTCAATCAAGAAAACCAAAAAGCAAtcaactttaataaaaaaaattaaatcaaaactTGAACCTTCAATGTGGTTCTGACTTGTTTCTTCATGATTTCCAGGAAGTCTATCTCGCCTGATACATTTTCTCTCTGAATTTTGATTGTGTCCTAAGAGCTTATGAAAGTTTATCTGTTGCTGGTATACAAAGAAAAAAGAATGTGTTATCCAAATTATTTCAAGTTACCCTTTAAGGGGTAGTTTGGGCATTACCAAATTTCTCTTCACAATTAGTTGGGATGAGAGGAAAACCAACAGGATGATCACACCCCTGTCACTACAAGCTCCTTTGTATTCAAGTATATCACTAACTTGCAGAATCtgaaaatgaaaatatatatatatatatatatatatatatatatatatatatatatatatatatatatatatatata is part of the Lactuca sativa cultivar Salinas chromosome 7, Lsat_Salinas_v11, whole genome shotgun sequence genome and harbors:
- the LOC111891007 gene encoding uncharacterized protein LOC111891007 isoform X2 — encoded protein: MEPKQQTQQQKLEIPSSPLPHSSSSFLLRDISNLKTPKPRRQSQANPSLNFESPCPQFFTASKQTPKSSHSTVRRRPRYSLAAQKLKAVELEQSKSSRKTQTDKEKSLKSLAKSLTVWLNFLFENPRSCGVDVSRFTGEDSSDGSSMVFSGGKRDSVCHDGIGVDRAWRGPKRRKDTLWIHKGEVENNFSSSIHARLQVSLEDVCSLDDMKERMSFYLSLTSCKEIFDVMTHVTKNIDEGRLKMKAHCPIVTDVGMKENALKILMCYNPVWLRIGLYIIFGGESLLPNPNTEMNYDQEISFLKMVAEKLFFSHSGLAKAYIYNKLVEGLYRPGYYEKLGSVILKKFLLLVIILDRAKSQSSLPISYGIDGVDGGSPLLFTSRATIKSSSEVISEFLSPDVMHGVGNLLTHLMIIGYKVSYRQNPLVKYVFKVTDLFNDLQNGVLLCRVIQLLQHDPSILKKVVVPSDDRKKNFANCEISLNYLKNIGVPLCDEDGVEIITEDIVNGDKELIISLLWNIFVHLQLPLLINNKLVSDEITKIRGLEEMLPESSSSLQMLLEWIKAVCENYDLKVDNFATLVDGKAMWCLVDYYFRKEHCNATSNKNQKETNEVSLMSASDYVDAVHNFLLSQKLTTLLGNFPEILQVSDILEYKGACSDRGVIILLVFLSSQLIVKRNLINFHKLLGHNQNSERKCIRRDRLPGNHEETSQNHIEDNGRKFKAIMSWWKEMAQHNSNVNVKPVYTKFIQERALIVSQQNNTKCNQEKAALRIQVAWRKHVNSSIHNQRQSAATLIQTYYRGWMLRKSFLNYKQAATKIQACYRCWMLKQSFLSHKQAATKIQACYRCWMLKKSFLNHKQAAMNIQSHYRGFVSRKSFLNQKQAATKIQAFYRCWMLKKKFLNHKQAAMQIQAFYRCWMLKNSFLYQKQAAMKIQSHYRGFISRKSFLNHKQAATRIQSHYRGMLLRKSFLNHKQAATRIQSHYRGFISRKSFLNQKQAITKIQSHYHGMLLRKSFLNHKQATIKIQSYYRGLQLRKSFLNQKEATIKIQSHYHGMLSRKNFLNQKQAATRIQSHYRGWVSRNSFLKTKQAVIKVQRVYRSLKCLREFKNYELEIESAVIIQSCTRGWIARRIACRHRSYIMLIQSFWRGWLMRREFLLQKSAAKRIQCAFRCFKSFKAFKCDKNAAIVIQQFVRECITIKKLLGCNNDTNSHQQVKRYKDSATKLQKWWRGILLSKTRRRTKSAILIQSNVRGWISRRTTAQRRHHIAVIQSYWKGYIERKHSREKVSDIRLRVQKSAANVDDGMRIINRLIAALSQLKNTNSLSGILHICATLDMATKHSKKCCEELVAAGAIDTLLVLIRSISRSIAEQEVLRYTLSTFRNLTCHPHLTQPLIDAPGSIETIFWEFIRNKEDAYFVAGDVLRNICLNKNGVERLGASHALVKRLYNLVEDLKRKAGNEKRNPQTLPAKEQTGRRLKEAVQILKLITNG
- the LOC111890933 gene encoding 15.4 kDa class V heat shock protein, with translation MEFSTFPPSWHSFFTSPLLFPYQFIPGNYVHWTETPESHIYSADIPGVKKEEICVEVEDSRYLIIRTESADDTVMTPGGRTFMKKFRLPDTIDVNGISACYENGVLTVTVPRSFVRRGFYIEPADLPQHTEVLARAA
- the LOC111891007 gene encoding uncharacterized protein LOC111891007 isoform X1, translated to MEPKQQTQQQKLEIPSSPLPHSSSSFLLRDISNLKTPKPRRQSQANPSLNFESPCPQFFTASKQTPKSSHSTVRRRPRYSLAAQKLKAVELEQSKSSRKTQTDKEKSLKSLAKSLTVWLNFLFENPRSCGVDVSRFTGEDSSDGSSMVFSGGKRDSVCHDGIGVDRAWRGPKRRKDTLWIHKGEVENNFSSSIHARLQVSLEDVCSLDDMKERMSFYLSLTSCKEIFDVMTHVTKNIDEGRLKMKAHCPIVTDVGMKENALKILMCYNPVWLRIGLYIIFGGESLLPNPNTEMNYDQEISFLKMVAEKLFFSHSGLAKAYIYNKLVEGLYRPGYYEKLGSVILKKFLLLVIILDRAKSQSSLPISYGIDGVDGGSPLLFTSRATIKSSSEVISEFLSPDVMHGVGNLLTHLMIIGYKVSYRQNPLVKYVFKVTDLFNDLQNGVLLCRVIQLLQHDPSILKKVVVPSDDRKKNFANCEISLNYLKNIGVPLCDEDGVEIITEDIVNGDKELIISLLWNIFVHLQLPLLINNKLVSDEITKIRGLEEMLPESSSSLQMLLEWIKAVCENYDLKVDNFATLVDGKAMWCLVDYYFRKEHCNATSNKNQKETNEVSLMSASDYVDAVHNFLLSQKLTTLLGNFPEILQVSDILEYKGACSDRGVIILLVFLSSQLIVKRNLQQINFHKLLGHNQNSERKCIRRDRLPGNHEETSQNHIEDNGRKFKAIMSWWKEMAQHNSNVNVKPVYTKFIQERALIVSQQNNTKCNQEKAALRIQVAWRKHVNSSIHNQRQSAATLIQTYYRGWMLRKSFLNYKQAATKIQACYRCWMLKQSFLSHKQAATKIQACYRCWMLKKSFLNHKQAAMNIQSHYRGFVSRKSFLNQKQAATKIQAFYRCWMLKKKFLNHKQAAMQIQAFYRCWMLKNSFLYQKQAAMKIQSHYRGFISRKSFLNHKQAATRIQSHYRGMLLRKSFLNHKQAATRIQSHYRGFISRKSFLNQKQAITKIQSHYHGMLLRKSFLNHKQATIKIQSYYRGLQLRKSFLNQKEATIKIQSHYHGMLSRKNFLNQKQAATRIQSHYRGWVSRNSFLKTKQAVIKVQRVYRSLKCLREFKNYELEIESAVIIQSCTRGWIARRIACRHRSYIMLIQSFWRGWLMRREFLLQKSAAKRIQCAFRCFKSFKAFKCDKNAAIVIQQFVRECITIKKLLGCNNDTNSHQQVKRYKDSATKLQKWWRGILLSKTRRRTKSAILIQSNVRGWISRRTTAQRRHHIAVIQSYWKGYIERKHSREKVSDIRLRVQKSAANVDDGMRIINRLIAALSQLKNTNSLSGILHICATLDMATKHSKKCCEELVAAGAIDTLLVLIRSISRSIAEQEVLRYTLSTFRNLTCHPHLTQPLIDAPGSIETIFWEFIRNKEDAYFVAGDVLRNICLNKNGVERLGASHALVKRLYNLVEDLKRKAGNEKRNPQTLPAKEQTGRRLKEAVQILKLITNG